Part of the Bacillus andreraoultii genome is shown below.
AAGCAACACGAGCAAACTGGGCAAACTGAAGAGTAGCAAGGTTCGAATTTATAAAAACGTAAAGAAACTGTCATCTTACATGGCAGCGGGCACATCACGAACAGATAAAGTCTATTACATAAAAAAGCAAGCAAAGGTAGGTAGCCAAACGTATTATCTATTAAGTATGCAAGCTAGTGCCACAAAGGGTGTAATTGGCTGGGCTAATGCAAAGGACCTTGCTGTAAACACACACAAAACCGTAGATAATAAGAGTAAGACATTTATTTTAAAAGGCTCAGGGACTGGTTACACTCGTCCATGGGGCGGTTCGAAAAACATCCAATATAAAAGCTTATCAAGTTTTGCAAACCAACAAATGACAGTGAATTTGACTGAAACTGTTGGGAAAACAACTTGGTATCGGGGAAAACTACTAAACGGAACCGTTATTTGGGTTCAATCAAGTCAAGTGAATGCAATTAATAAAAGTAGCACGAGCCGATTAGGTCAGCTCCGTTCAAATGCAATCATCTATAAAACAATCGGGAACCCGAAGACGACCCTAAAGGCAAATAATTATTTAAATAACGTGTACTATATGAAGCAACAAGCAAAAGTAGGCAACCAAGTCTATTATTTAATTAGTTCACAACCGAGTGCATCTAAAGGGACAATCGGGTGGGTAAAAGCTGAACAAATCAGTTCACAGGCTCACAAAACGGTTGATAATAAAAAGAAAACACTTTATGTAACGGGTACTGGGAGTGCATACACAAAACCATGGGGCGGCTCGAAGGATATTACTTACAAAAGCTTAACTGCTTATAAAGGGAAGGCTTTCAGTATCAATTTAACCGAAACAGTTGGAAAAACAACATGGTATCGTGGCACGTTACAAGGAAAAACGGTATGGATTGAACAAGCACAACTTAGTAGCAAAAATCCACAAGGAAGTTCAAACACATCAGGAGGCCAAAACACATCGAGCGGGAAAGGAACACCAAGCACGCCAAGTACACCAGGAAACACAAGTTCATCAAGTGGTCAAAATACTGCAAACATAACATACACAAATTACAATCTTACGTTTACAAATGCACTAAATATCCAAATGAAAGCCGCACCGCAAACGGATAAATACCGCAACGCACCAGCGTATATTCATGCAGATTATGTCAAAACAAATACGAATAAAGAATCAAAAATTAATACGAATGGAACAAATTTGCGGACGACACCGAAATTAGATGCG
Proteins encoded:
- a CDS encoding N-acetylglucosaminidase — encoded protein: MKKHSRMMIPIVAVLFLISTIPFETTLPSILSSHIVQAATKVSESNTSKLGKLKSSKVRIYKNVKKLSSYMAAGTSRTDKVYYIKKQAKVGSQTYYLLSMQASATKGVIGWANAKDLAVNTHKTVDNKSKTFILKGSGTGYTRPWGGSKNIQYKSLSSFANQQMTVNLTETVGKTTWYRGKLLNGTVIWVQSSQVNAINKSSTSRLGQLRSNAIIYKTIGNPKTTLKANNYLNNVYYMKQQAKVGNQVYYLISSQPSASKGTIGWVKAEQISSQAHKTVDNKKKTLYVTGTGSAYTKPWGGSKDITYKSLTAYKGKAFSINLTETVGKTTWYRGTLQGKTVWIEQAQLSSKNPQGSSNTSGGQNTSSGKGTPSTPSTPGNTSSSSGQNTANITYTNYNLTFTNALNIQMKAAPQTDKYRNAPAYIHADYVKTNTNKESKINTNGTNLRTTPKLDAKANIKYTVDKDTVVTIIKEVQGDKAYNTTKWYQIQYNNETLYVNSALVTTSSSSVTAAKVNVRSQPNQTSHIFATLPARTELRIVKKSGDWYQINFTTFRNAEKADVEYYLNPKNFQNDEKQKFQFLDLSKPSGATAAQLNNYLKGKGILEGKGAKFIEAAKENGINDLYLLAHSLLETNNGTSELARGVYYKGRLVYNVFGIGAFDGDAINKGAKRAYEEGWFTVDDAITKGATFIGNEYIKGKNSYGIKQNTIYKMRWNPDRAAKNGDAKHQYATDIGWAYKQVNTLYNLYKQLNLEPQHLDVPVYK